CGCGAGCGGGCCGCCTAGCGGCTCGTTGGCAGTTCACTGAGATCGGATCCGTCGGGGTGCGGTGGCCCCGAGGCGGCGGACTAGCCGGCCTTCCGGACCTCGGCGTCGTCGGTCGGAGCGCTGCTGCTGCCGCTGGCCTTGCCGCTTCCCGAGCCCATCTGGATGGTGCCGTTCAGGACGGCGCCCTCGGCCACGATGAGCTTCGGCGCGCTGACGTCGCCCTCGACCACGCCCGTCGCCTGGATCTCGACGCGGTCGGTTCCGTGGACGTTGCCGGCGATGCGGCCGATCACGACGACCGACTTCGCCCGTACTTCCGCCTGGACGGTGCCGTTGGCTCCGACCGTCAGCTGACTGTTCGGAAGCGTGACCTTGCCGTCCACCTTGCCTTCGATCACGAGATCTTCTTCGCCGGTCAGATCGCCCGCGATGGTGATCGACTTGCCGATGTTCGCCATGGTTCTCCCTTGGGTCGTTTCGCGTCCGCGCCGCACCGGCACCGTCGAGCGCTCCAGGCGCTCTCGGAGTTCGGACTTGGGCTCGGCCTCGTCTGCCGGGCCAGCCGGTGCCGCCTTCGCGGCCGGCTTGTTGAACAGGGGCATGGGGGGACTCCCGAGTCAACCAACGCGGAAGGCGCAGTTTACCTCAGGGGAGAGACGTCAGCGATCTTGATGTTGCGGCTGCGCAGGATCGTGCCCTGGGCGCGATCGAGTGCCGTGACCGACACGCGGTAGCTGCGGAAGGCGTCGATCTCGGCCTGCTCGCGGTCCACGAGGTCTTCTTCGCGCTGGAGGACGTCGAAGGGCGTCGACTCGCCGTACTCGAGCCGGATCTCCTCGGCGCGGAGCTGTTCGGCCGCGGCGATTCGGGCCTTCTTCGCCGCCTCGATGCCCTCCTGACTTGCCTCCAGATTGCGTGCGGCCTGCCGCACTTCGATCACGATCTGCTGGCGCAGGCGGCGGTGCTGGGTGCGCGCGCGGCGCATCTCGAGATCGCGGATCGACTCGGTCGACTTCGCGGAGGTGTTGGGAAACGGGATCGAGAACCGCGCCCGGCCGGAATAGACGGGAGAGTCCTCGTAGTCGTCGACGCTGCGCCGGAAGCCGCCCTGATCCGGGGCGAAGGCCCCGCCTGGGATGAAGCTCCGGTTCGAGGACTGTCCCGACAGCCCGCGTTGGCCCACCGAGAAGATGCCGTCCAGCTCCGGGAGGCGCTGATTGCGGGCGAAGGCGGACTGGACCTCGGAGCGCTCGATGGCTTTCAGGGCTGCGATGATCTCGGGCCGGTTCTGGAACGCGCGGCTCACCGCCGACTCGACGTCGATCTCGTAGGGCGTGTAGTCGTCGGGGCGGTCCTGGGGGACGATCTCGAGGCTGGACTCGGCGCTCAGGTTGGGTCCGAGCACCAGATCGATGAGGACGTCCTGCTGGTTGCGGTAGGTGTTGAGGGCCCGGATCAGCTCGACGTCGCGCTGGGCGACGCCGGCCTCGGCCTCGGTCACTTCGACCTTCGAGACGACCCCGACGTCGTACTGGGTCTGGGTCTGGTCCAGCAGCGCGGCCGCGGTTTCCTTGCTCTTCTCCGCCACGCGGAGGGCCTCGGCGTTCGCGATCAGGGTCCAGTAGGCGTCCTCGACCGACTGGATCTCGTCCATCACCGCGCGGCGGAAGTTCTCGGTGCTTTCCTTGGTGAGGATCCGGTTGGTCTGCACCTGGGTCCACGGCTGGCTCCAGATCAGGTCGCGCAAAATGGGCTGGGTGAGGCTGACGTTCCAGCCCGAGGTGTACTCGGGGGACAGGCTGGCGAACGCCTGGTTCGACGAGTTCTTCGCCCCCTCGTAGCGCGCTTCGTACTCGGTACCGATCCACGGCAGCAGGCCGCGGAACCCGCCGGCCCCGTCGGTCGTGCGCAGCCGCGTCTCCGTATTGCCCGCCAGGGCGTTCGCGTTCGGAGTCGTCTGGTCGTTGTAGCCGATCTCCGCAAAGGCGGTGGGATCGTAGGCGCCCCAGGCAACGTCCTCGTCGAGGTGGGCGATGATCGGCGAGTAGCGCTCGACCTGGACGTTGAGGTTGTTCTCGAGCGTCATCCGGATCGCGTCCTGGAGGCTCAGCTCGAGCTTGCCGTGGAGCAGGGGGCCGCCGGCGCTCGTGGCGGGCCCCGGTTCGAGAACCGGAGCTTCCTCGATCTCCTCGGCGAGGCCGGGAAGGGGCAGGGCGAGGGCGAGGCACAGGGCCACGGATCTTCGGAACGGCATCATTTCCTCCTGGGCGCCGGAGGCGAACTCTACCAGCGCCGTCGCTGAATGCGCGACGCCATGCCCGAGGGCTCGCCGGAACCCGGCTCGGCTATCTTGGCCGCCATGCGGGTGGTGGCGATCGTGGTGGCCGGAGGGCAGGGGACGCGGGTCGGCGGCGAGCGGCCGAAGGCACTGCTCGAGGTCGCCGGACGCACCCTCTTGGGACACGCGGTCGCGGCGCTGGCCGAGGCGTCCCGGGTCGACGGGGTGCTGCCGGTGCTGCCCGCCGGGACCGAACTGCCCGCCGATGCGGCCACCGCCAAGTCCCTGCCTCCCGTGCCCGGCGGCACCGAGCGCCAGGACAGCGTGGCGGCCGGGGTGAACGCGCTGCCCGACACCGCCGAGTGGGTGGCCGTGCACGACGCGGCGCGGGCCCTGGTGCGGCCGGCGGCGATCGATCGGGTCGTCGAGGCAGCCCAGTCCCACGGTGCCGCGCTGCTGGCCGTCCCGGTGGCCGACACGCTGAAGCGGGTCGAGGGGACCCGCGTGGTCGAGTCGCCTCCCCGGGAGTCGTTCTGGGCGGCCCAGACGCCCCAGGTGTTCCGGGTCGAACTGCTGCGCGAAGCGCTCGACAAGGCCCGCGCCGAAGGGCGGCAGGGCACCGACTGTGCCCAGCTCGTCGCGGCGCTGGGTGTGCCGGTCGAGATCGTCGAGGGCGACCGCGACAATTGGAAGATCACTTACCCCGAAGATCTCGAGGCAGCCGGGCGCATCCTGGGAGAGCGAGCGTGAGCGGGTTCCGCATCGGTCAGGCCGTCGACGTCCACGCCCTCGCCGAGGGCCGCCCGCTGGTCCTCGGCGGACTGGAGATCCCCCACGACAAGGGTCTGGCCGGACACTCGGATGGCGACGCCCTGTTGCACGCCGTGGCCAGCGCACTGCTGGGTGCACTCGGCGACGGCGATCTCGGCACCCACTTCCCGTCGTCGGATCCGAGCCTCGAGGGCATCGCGAGCCGGGTGCTGGTCGAGCGCGTGATGCAGCGCGTGAGCGACGCGGGCTTCGCGATCGCCAACGTCGACTCGACGGTCGTGGCCCAGGAGCCGCGCCTCGGGCCCCATCTCGAGAAGCTCCGCGCCTCGCTGGCCGACGTGCTCGGCGCCGGGCGTCACCGGGTCAACGTGAAGGTCACGAGCACCGATCATCTCGGCTTCCTCGGGCGAGGGGAGGGCATCGCGGCGATGGCGGTGGTGCTGCTGGAGGCGCGTTCATGAGCGACGGCTTCCGGCTCGTCTCGGAGTTCTCTCCGACCGGCGATCAGCCCCGCGCGATCGAGGAGCTCGTGGAGGGGGTGCAGCGGGGCGATCCGCACCAGACCCTGCTCGGGGTCACGGGCAGCGGGAAGTCCTTCACGATCGCCTGCGTCGTCGAGCAGCTCGGCCGCCCGACGCTGGTGATGGCACCGAACAAGACCCTCGCCGCGCAGCTCTATGCCGAGTTCAAGGAGCTCTTCCCCGACAACGCCGTCGAGTATTTCGTCTCCTACTACGACTACTACCAGCCCGAGGCGTACATCCCGACGACGGACACCTACATCGAGAAGGATTCGTCGATCAACGACGAGATCGACAAGCTGCGCCACTCGGCTACTCACTCGCTCCTGACCCGGAAGGACGTGCTGGTGGTCGCGAGCGTCTCCTCGATCTACGGCCTGGGGGCGCCCGAGCACTACGGGTCGATGCACGCCTACCTCGAGCCGGGCATGCCCTGCGTGCGTGACGAGTTCCTGCGCCAGTTGATCGACATGCTCTACGAGCGCAACGACATGGACTTCCACCGCGGCACCTTCCGCGTGCGCGGCGACGTCGTCGAGGTGTTCCCCCAGTACGAGGCCGAGCGGGCCCTGCGCATCGAGTTCTTCGGCGACGAGATCGACAGCATCGCCGAGATCGACCCGCTGCGCGGAAAGGTCCTCTCACGGCCGCGCAAGGCGATGATCTACCCGGCCAGTCACTACGTCGCGGGGGAAGCCATCCTGAAGCGGGCGATCTCGGGGATCCGCGACGAGCTGCAGAAGCGGCTCCAGTTCTTCCGCGAGTCGAACAAGCTGCTCGAAGCTCAGCGCCTCGAGCAGCGCACCATGTTCGATCTCGACATGCTCGAGCAGATGGGCTTTTGCCACGGCGTCGAAAACTACTCGCGCTGGCTCGACGGACGTGCGGCCGGCGAGACCCCCTACACCCTCTACGACTACTTCCCCGAAGACCTGCTCGTGGTGCTCGACGAGAGCCACCTCAGCGTCTCCCAGATCGGCGGCATGTTCCGCGGGGACCGAGCGCGCAAGGAGACGCTGGTCGAATACGGCTGGCGGCTCCCCTCGGCGCTCGACAACCGGCCCCTGCGCTTCGACGAGTGGGAATCGCGGGCCCCCCAGCGCATCTACGTCTCGGCCACCCCAGCGGACTACGAGCTCGAGCACTCCCAGGGCGTGGTCGTCGAGCAGATCATCCGGCCCACCGGCCTGGTCGACCCGAAGGTCGAGATGCGACCGGCCCAGGGCCAGGTGGACGACTTGCTCGAGCGGGTTCGCGCCGTCGTCGAGAAGGGCGAGCGGGTCCTGGTCACGACGCTGACGAAGCGCATGGCCGAAGAGCTCACCAACTACTACAGCGAGCTCGGGATCCGGGTGCGCTACCTCCACAGCGAAGTCCAGACCCTCGAGCGGATGGACATCATCCGCGAGCTCCGCGAAGGCAAGTTCGACGTCCTGGTCGGGATCAATCTGCTGCGCGAGGGCCTCGACATCCCCGAGGTGTCTCTGGTCGCGATCCTCGACGCCGACAAGGAGGGGTTCCTGCGATCGACGCGGTCCCTGATCCAGACGATCGGCCGCGCGGCCCGCAACGTGAACGGACAGGTAATCCTCTACGCCGACCAGGAGACCGACTCGATCCGCGAGACCTTGAGCGAGACCCAGCGGCGCCGGGAGATCCAGGAGGCCTACAACCAGGAGCACGGCATCACGCCACGCACGGTCTCGAAGCGGATCACGAGCATTCGCGAATCGATCTGGGAGCAGGATTACGTGACGGTTCCGGCCGAGGCGCCGGGTGAGGGCGTGCCGGCCCACGAGGTGCCGCGTCTCGTCGAGAGCCTGCGCAAGGAGATGCGCGAAGCGGCGCGCGAGCTCGAGTTCGAGAAGGCCGCCGAGCTGCGCGACCGGATTCAGGCGCTCGAGCGCGAGCGCATCCGGCTGGGGTAGGCGTGTCGCTGGCCGAACGTGCGGACGGGCTGCCGACCGGTCCCGGGGTGTACCTGTTCAAGAACGAGAAGGGGAGCGTCCTCTACGTCGGCAAGGCCCAGAACCTCCGCAGCCGGGTGAAGCAGTACGTCGGCGGTGGCGACGGCCGCTATCAGATCCCGAAGCTCCTGGACCGTGCGCGCGACGTCGACGTGATCGTCACGCCCAACGTGAAGGACGCCCTGCTGCTCGAGAACGAGCTGATCAAGCGCCACAAGCCCCCGTTCAACGTGCGGCTGCGCGACGACAAGCAGTATCTCGCGCTGCGCCTCCACCCGCGCGAGACCTGGCCCCGGCTGCGCGAAGTCCGGAAGTTCGCCGACGACGGCGCCGACTACTTCGGACCCTATACCTCGAGCGTCGCGATGCACGAGGCGCTCTCGAATCTGCGGCGGATCTTCCCGCTGCGGTCGTGCAGCGAAGGCACCTTCAAGGACTACCGCCGGCGCGGACGCCCGTGCATCGAGTTCGAGATGAAGCGCTGCCTCGGGCCCTGCTGCGACAAGGTGGATGCCCAGACCTACGCCGAGCTGGTGCAGGGGACCTCGCTCTTCCTCCGCGGTCGCTCGGACGAGCTGGTGAACCGGCTGCGCGAACGCATGCAGCGCGCCTCGCATGAGGAACGCTTCGAAGAGGCGGCGCGGCTCCGCGATCGCATCGGCGCCGTCGAGCGGACGGTGGAACGCCAGCAGATCGTGGGCGAGCGCCAGGCCGATCGCGACGTGTTCGGCGTGGCGCGCCGCGGAGGGGACGTCGAGCTGCACGTGCTCCATGTTCGTGAGGGTCGGGTGATCGGCGCGCAGGGCTACGGCCTCGACGACGTCGTGCTCGGCGACGCCGATCTGGTCAGCTCCTTCCTGGGGCAGTACTACGCGGTGGGGACGGGCCGGCAGATCCCGCGCGAGGTCGTGTCGCCCGTTGATCTCGAGGCGGGTGAGGCCCTCGAGTCCTGGTTGACGGATCTTGCTGAACATCGCGTGAGAGTTCGGGTTCCTCAGCGCGGTGCGCTCCGAGAGCTGGTCGAGATGGCCGACCAGAATGCCCAGCTCGGACTGCAGCGCCGGCTCGAAGCCCAGGAGAGCGTGGCCGCGACCCTGGAGGAGCTCCGCGGTGCGCTCCAGCTCCCCGAGCCGCCGCGGACGATCGAGGGCTACGACATCTCGACGCTGCACGGGACGCTCACCGTGGGGAGTCGCGTCTGCTTCGTCGACGGTCAGCCCCACAAGGCGGGCTATCGGCGCTACCGGATTCGCGAGGCGCCGCCCGACGACGACTACGCCTGCCTGCGCGAGGTGCTCACCCGGCGCCTCGCCAAGGCCGACACGGACCCGCTGCCGGACCTGCTGCTGATCGATGGCGGCAAGGGCCAGCTCGCGGTGGTCGCGGCAGCGCTCGCGGACGCGGGGCGCGAGGTTCCCGCGGCCTCGATCGCGAAGGAACGCGACGAGGACGCGCCCCAGTTCCGGGTTCGCCGCTCGGGGGGGCTCAAGGCCGAGCGGATCTTCCTCCCGAATCGAAAAGACCCGATCCAGCTGCCGCCGAGTGCGCGGGGGCTGTTGCTGCTGCAGCGCGTGCGCGACGAGTCGCACCGCTTTGCCATCGAGTTCCAGCGCTCCCTGCGCTCGAAGCAGAACTTCACGTCGATCCTCGAGGAGCTGCCCGGGATCGGTCCGGGGAAGCGGCGCACCTTGTTGAAGGAGCTCGGGACCTTGCGCGCGATTCGCGAGGCATCGCCCGAGACACTGGCCGCGCTCCCCGGCATCTCGCGCGCCAACGCCGAGACGATCCACGGCTTCTTCGCGGCGTTGCGCGGCGGCGAAGGGCAGGCCGGTTGAGCCCACCGCCACATCCAGCGAGGGAAGGCGACTGCCCATCTGGGTGCTTCGTTTCCCTTGGCTGGGTGCTTCGTTTCCCTCGGCGGTCGTGGGCGGGGGAGACGCCCGATCGGATCGCGGCGCGGGAAGGTCCCGGGGTTCGGGGACTTGGCGTCGCAGCTGCACACGCCTGGGGCCGTGGCATCGATCTTGCTCATTTTCTCGTCCCATGGGACGAAAACCGCTCGAACTGCACACCCCGGACCCCCACCGCGTCCAGCTCAGCGAGGAGCTGGTGCGGCTCGGCCTGTCCCGCGACGAGGCAGAGCCCCTGGCCGGCGAACTGCTCCGGATGGCCGAGAAGCTGCCGGCTGCCGAGTATCGGGCGCTCGTCGAAGGAGTCGTGCTCGGCCAGCGCCTGCGACGCGCCGGGAGCGGCATCCACGAGAGCGGCACCTCGAGCCTGACCCCGATCCTCGAAGACTTCGCCAGCGAGTTGAAGAAGCTCGACGAGGGACTGCGCGTGCTCACCGCGTATCTGGTCCGACTGCGCGACGAGACGCGCGGGAGCCGCGACCAGACGCTGCACTGATCCCACGAGTCCTGCTGGGCGCGTCGACGCACGGAAGTCGCGCGCGGTAACGTCTCGCCACTCCGGTCCCGCGGAGTGTGCGCGTGCTCGTAGCGCTCACGTCGTGCGTCGCCCTCGGCATCGTTGCGGCCGATCTCGGCGGCCTCTCGACGGCCGCCTGGAGCGCGTCGGCAGCCCTGGGAATCGGACTGGGCCTGGGGCCGCGGAGACGCGCCCTCGCAGCGCTGCTGTTGGCCTTCCTCGCGGGTCACGATGCGCAGCAGGGCGTGCTGGCCCGCGCAGAGGGGGCGCGTGCAGCGCCTGCTGGAGGGGCGGTCTTCGAGGGCGTAGTCACGGGGCGCAGCGGGCTGGTCGAGCCGCATTGGCTCGAGTTCGCGTCGCTGCGCGGGCTCCCCGGCGCCCGGCTGCGGGTCTACGGCGCGATCTCGGCGCTCGAAGCGCAGGCCCGTCGCGGCGAGCGTTGGCGTCTGCGCGTCACGCTGCGGCCCGAGCGGGTGGCGCGCAATCCAGGCGGGCCGTCCCCCCGCAGACTCGCGCGTCGCGGGATCGGCCAGCGCGCGTCCCTCCGGCACCCGGGTCTGGCGGTACGCCGCGGCGCGGCACCGCGGTCCAGCGGGAGCATCGCCCGGGCGCGCGTCGCTCTCGCGAAGCGCATGGAGGCGGCCGGGGACGACAGCGGCCTCTGGCGCGGCCTGGTGCTCGGGGATCGCGGGGCGATCGCGCCCGGGGCCCGCGAGGCGTTTCGGCGACTCGGTCTTTCCCACCTGCTGGCGGTCTCGGGTTGGCACCTGGCGTGGTGGTGCGTCGTGAGCTTTGCGGTGTTCGCCGCGTTGTTCGCGCGCAGTGCTCGCGCGGGTCGGCGCGGGGACACGCGTCGTGCGGCGCTGGGCCCCGCGGCGCTCTGCGGGTTGGGCTACGCGGCGCTGGCAGGCGGCGCGGTCCCCGTACAGCGCGCCGCGGGTCTTCTCGTGGCGGGCGTCGTCGCTCAGTGGCTGCGGAGACCCGTCCGGCCCGCTCCCGCGTTCGCCTGCATTGGTGGCGCCGTGCTCGTCTCGGCACCGGCGGAGCTCTTTGCGCTCGGCGCGCAGCTGTCGTTCGGGGTCGTGGCCGCTTTGCTGTGGGCTCCGCGTCCGCAGGGCGAGCACCTCCGCCTCGTCTGGGTGCGAACACCGCTCGTCGCGTGGATGGCGAGCCTTCCGATCCTGGCGGCCCACGGGCTGGCCGCGTCGCCGGCCGGCGTGTTGGCGAATCTCGTCTTGCTTCCCCTGTTTGCGTTGGGCGTGCTTCCACTCGCGTTCCTCGGCGCGGCCGCGCTGCTCGTGGGGGTGGCGCCCGAGGCGGAGTGGGTGCGGGCCGCGACGGCGGCGAGCGAGCACGGCCTGGCGGCGCTGCGAGACGGCGCCGAGTGGATCCCCCTGCCGCGAGCTCCCGCTTTGGGCGCGGTGGGATGGGGTCTGCTGGCCGCGCTGTGGGCAGCGGCCTGGTGGAGTCCGGGGCTCGGGCGGAGAGCTTTGTTCGTATGCCTAACCTGGCTTTGGATTACGATCTCCGTGTCTCCCGCAGCGAGCCCCGAACTCGTGGCGTTCGACGTCGGCCAGGGCGACGCGACGCTCGTGCGCGGCCGACGCGCGGTGGTGTTGGTCGATGGGGGGCCCGCCTATCCGGATGGCCGCGACGCCGGGGCCCTCCGCGTCGTCCCCGGCCTCGCGGCACTCGGCGTGGAGCGGCTCGATCTCGTGATCGCCACCCATGCCGATCTCGATCACCGTGGTGGCCTCGGATCGGTGCTCGACTCCGTACCCACCCGGGAGCTCTGGCTGCCCCACGGCGCGCCGGCCGACCCGGGCTTCGACGCGCTCGTGCGGCGCGCGCGCGAGCGCGGGGTGACCGTCCGTGAGGTCGGGAGGGGGAGTCCGCGCCGGCGCTTCGGGGATCTGCTCGTCGACCCCCTCTGGCCGCCGCGGGGAGGCTCGGGATCGCGCAACGCACGCTCGCTGGTGGTGCGCATCGATCTCGAAGGGGGCGCGCGGGTGCTGCTTCCCGGGGACATCGACGTCGAGACCGAAGCTGCGCTCATCGCGACCGCGGCGCCGCTCGACGCCGAGCTGTTGCTCCTCCCGCACCACGGCAGCGGCGGATCGAGTTCGAACGCGCTGTTGCGCGCCGTCGCACCGCGCTGGGCCTGGGTATCGGCCCCGTGCCGCGGCCGCTTCGCGCTGCCCCACGTCGCGGTGCGGGCCCGACTGGCCGGTCGCGAGATTCCCTGGGGTTGGACCGGACGCGATGGAGCGCTCCGCGTCCCGTTGCGCGGTCCGCTGCTTCCGAAGTCGAGCGGTGAGGCCTACGCGTGCGGGTCGGGCGAGCCGGCCTCGGCGACGCCGAGGAGCTCGCGCTGATAGGCGTCCAGGCTGGCGAAGCTCGGCGGCGCCCCGTCGAAGGACGTGACCGCGCTGACGGCGCCGGTCGTCAGCAGGG
This genomic window from Myxococcota bacterium contains:
- a CDS encoding polymer-forming cytoskeletal protein is translated as MPLFNKPAAKAAPAGPADEAEPKSELRERLERSTVPVRRGRETTQGRTMANIGKSITIAGDLTGEEDLVIEGKVDGKVTLPNSQLTVGANGTVQAEVRAKSVVVIGRIAGNVHGTDRVEIQATGVVEGDVSAPKLIVAEGAVLNGTIQMGSGSGKASGSSSAPTDDAEVRKAG
- the uvrB gene encoding excinuclease ABC subunit UvrB, producing the protein MSDGFRLVSEFSPTGDQPRAIEELVEGVQRGDPHQTLLGVTGSGKSFTIACVVEQLGRPTLVMAPNKTLAAQLYAEFKELFPDNAVEYFVSYYDYYQPEAYIPTTDTYIEKDSSINDEIDKLRHSATHSLLTRKDVLVVASVSSIYGLGAPEHYGSMHAYLEPGMPCVRDEFLRQLIDMLYERNDMDFHRGTFRVRGDVVEVFPQYEAERALRIEFFGDEIDSIAEIDPLRGKVLSRPRKAMIYPASHYVAGEAILKRAISGIRDELQKRLQFFRESNKLLEAQRLEQRTMFDLDMLEQMGFCHGVENYSRWLDGRAAGETPYTLYDYFPEDLLVVLDESHLSVSQIGGMFRGDRARKETLVEYGWRLPSALDNRPLRFDEWESRAPQRIYVSATPADYELEHSQGVVVEQIIRPTGLVDPKVEMRPAQGQVDDLLERVRAVVEKGERVLVTTLTKRMAEELTNYYSELGIRVRYLHSEVQTLERMDIIRELREGKFDVLVGINLLREGLDIPEVSLVAILDADKEGFLRSTRSLIQTIGRAARNVNGQVILYADQETDSIRETLSETQRRREIQEAYNQEHGITPRTVSKRITSIRESIWEQDYVTVPAEAPGEGVPAHEVPRLVESLRKEMREAARELEFEKAAELRDRIQALERERIRLG
- a CDS encoding TolC family protein, which encodes MPFRRSVALCLALALPLPGLAEEIEEAPVLEPGPATSAGGPLLHGKLELSLQDAIRMTLENNLNVQVERYSPIIAHLDEDVAWGAYDPTAFAEIGYNDQTTPNANALAGNTETRLRTTDGAGGFRGLLPWIGTEYEARYEGAKNSSNQAFASLSPEYTSGWNVSLTQPILRDLIWSQPWTQVQTNRILTKESTENFRRAVMDEIQSVEDAYWTLIANAEALRVAEKSKETAAALLDQTQTQYDVGVVSKVEVTEAEAGVAQRDVELIRALNTYRNQQDVLIDLVLGPNLSAESSLEIVPQDRPDDYTPYEIDVESAVSRAFQNRPEIIAALKAIERSEVQSAFARNQRLPELDGIFSVGQRGLSGQSSNRSFIPGGAFAPDQGGFRRSVDDYEDSPVYSGRARFSIPFPNTSAKSTESIRDLEMRRARTQHRRLRQQIVIEVRQAARNLEASQEGIEAAKKARIAAAEQLRAEEIRLEYGESTPFDVLQREEDLVDREQAEIDAFRSYRVSVTALDRAQGTILRSRNIKIADVSPLR
- the uvrC gene encoding excinuclease ABC subunit UvrC, coding for MSLAERADGLPTGPGVYLFKNEKGSVLYVGKAQNLRSRVKQYVGGGDGRYQIPKLLDRARDVDVIVTPNVKDALLLENELIKRHKPPFNVRLRDDKQYLALRLHPRETWPRLREVRKFADDGADYFGPYTSSVAMHEALSNLRRIFPLRSCSEGTFKDYRRRGRPCIEFEMKRCLGPCCDKVDAQTYAELVQGTSLFLRGRSDELVNRLRERMQRASHEERFEEAARLRDRIGAVERTVERQQIVGERQADRDVFGVARRGGDVELHVLHVREGRVIGAQGYGLDDVVLGDADLVSSFLGQYYAVGTGRQIPREVVSPVDLEAGEALESWLTDLAEHRVRVRVPQRGALRELVEMADQNAQLGLQRRLEAQESVAATLEELRGALQLPEPPRTIEGYDISTLHGTLTVGSRVCFVDGQPHKAGYRRYRIREAPPDDDYACLREVLTRRLAKADTDPLPDLLLIDGGKGQLAVVAAALADAGREVPAASIAKERDEDAPQFRVRRSGGLKAERIFLPNRKDPIQLPPSARGLLLLQRVRDESHRFAIEFQRSLRSKQNFTSILEELPGIGPGKRRTLLKELGTLRAIREASPETLAALPGISRANAETIHGFFAALRGGEGQAG
- a CDS encoding DNA internalization-related competence protein ComEC/Rec2, which produces MLVALTSCVALGIVAADLGGLSTAAWSASAALGIGLGLGPRRRALAALLLAFLAGHDAQQGVLARAEGARAAPAGGAVFEGVVTGRSGLVEPHWLEFASLRGLPGARLRVYGAISALEAQARRGERWRLRVTLRPERVARNPGGPSPRRLARRGIGQRASLRHPGLAVRRGAAPRSSGSIARARVALAKRMEAAGDDSGLWRGLVLGDRGAIAPGAREAFRRLGLSHLLAVSGWHLAWWCVVSFAVFAALFARSARAGRRGDTRRAALGPAALCGLGYAALAGGAVPVQRAAGLLVAGVVAQWLRRPVRPAPAFACIGGAVLVSAPAELFALGAQLSFGVVAALLWAPRPQGEHLRLVWVRTPLVAWMASLPILAAHGLAASPAGVLANLVLLPLFALGVLPLAFLGAAALLVGVAPEAEWVRAATAASEHGLAALRDGAEWIPLPRAPALGAVGWGLLAALWAAAWWSPGLGRRALFVCLTWLWITISVSPAASPELVAFDVGQGDATLVRGRRAVVLVDGGPAYPDGRDAGALRVVPGLAALGVERLDLVIATHADLDHRGGLGSVLDSVPTRELWLPHGAPADPGFDALVRRARERGVTVREVGRGSPRRRFGDLLVDPLWPPRGGSGSRNARSLVVRIDLEGGARVLLPGDIDVETEAALIATAAPLDAELLLLPHHGSGGSSSNALLRAVAPRWAWVSAPCRGRFALPHVAVRARLAGREIPWGWTGRDGALRVPLRGPLLPKSSGEAYACGSGEPASATPRSSR
- the ispF gene encoding 2-C-methyl-D-erythritol 2,4-cyclodiphosphate synthase, yielding MSGFRIGQAVDVHALAEGRPLVLGGLEIPHDKGLAGHSDGDALLHAVASALLGALGDGDLGTHFPSSDPSLEGIASRVLVERVMQRVSDAGFAIANVDSTVVAQEPRLGPHLEKLRASLADVLGAGRHRVNVKVTSTDHLGFLGRGEGIAAMAVVLLEARS
- the ispD gene encoding 2-C-methyl-D-erythritol 4-phosphate cytidylyltransferase yields the protein MRVVAIVVAGGQGTRVGGERPKALLEVAGRTLLGHAVAALAEASRVDGVLPVLPAGTELPADAATAKSLPPVPGGTERQDSVAAGVNALPDTAEWVAVHDAARALVRPAAIDRVVEAAQSHGAALLAVPVADTLKRVEGTRVVESPPRESFWAAQTPQVFRVELLREALDKARAEGRQGTDCAQLVAALGVPVEIVEGDRDNWKITYPEDLEAAGRILGERA